In Chiloscyllium punctatum isolate Juve2018m chromosome X, sChiPun1.3, whole genome shotgun sequence, the following are encoded in one genomic region:
- the os9 gene encoding protein OS-9 isoform X2: protein MAAAARAFVLASVWSMQFVCLSAFLNIEELNEMKYGIEILSDPIIKGQTQSDDVVVVSSKYKQMYECRLPAQALKFQQEADDETQSYSGLGISELLKPMHAAPCLVKTKDWWTYEFCYGQHIKQYHTEDSEVKGDVMYLGFYESEFDWNNETAKASKQHKLKRYHSQTYVNGSKCDLNEKPREAEVRFMCEEGSGDYIARVDEPQSCNYVLTIHTTRICHHPYLRPAVISKPQPIKCQPALSPEQYVEYVKAQVTDTKRKVEKISEELKTLDEMLLKDQNAQTDEEKDLTQESENQTEELSDTGENVLELEGIETLNSQEVTEDEDNGEKFWDKISKPVSEEGPLSEEKLEEADSKLSDAFKTGDDNLQGDQGKQEVQFRITRNPEDLLKLIRELKDQTAKRKGDEDQDPTKDTSARSSDESTDQDSSAKQEEMIDSEENELIKDFEKELEDMSLPKSKMSEIKREVKEEMEKEFENLIDEAQDELEAEGLKGEFDRNQASKTLATTLNKLIDKLEEKEVAHDEKDSDTSKGSPSPASKQTDGKIEVKIVTTRSLGDDDDMHWLSEEDTKSFRELLINLLTGGTEEVYKEQQRQQQLEDNYRFVWGESQEEAQSSSSTDSDDMDF from the exons ACTCAATCTGACGATGTTGTCGTAGTATCTTCCAAATACAAGCAGATGTATGAGTGCAGGCTACCAGCTCAAGCCCTGAAATTTCAGCAAGAAGCTGACGATGAGACGCAATCCTACTCTGGGCTAGGGATCTCTGAGCTATTGAAGCCAATGCATGCAGCACCTTGTCTTGTAAAG ACCAAAGACTGGTGGACATATGAATTTTGTTATGGCCAACATATCAAGCAATATCACACAGAAG ATTCTGAAGTTAAAGGAGATGTGATGTATCTTGGGTTTTATGAATCTGAATTTGACTGGAACAATGAAACTGCAAAG GCTTCAAAGCAGCATAAGTTGAAAAGATACCATAGTCAGACTTATGTAAATGGATCCAAATGTGACCTCAATGAAAAGCCAAGGGAGGCTGAAGTAAGG TTTATGTGTGAAGAAGGATCCGGGGATTACATAGCTCGAGTGGATGAGCCTCAGTCATGTAATTACGTGCTAACAATACACACCACTCGGATTTGCCATCACCCTTACTTGCGCCCTGCTGTTATTTCCAAGCCTCAACCAATTAAATGCCAACCCGCCCTCAGCCCAGAACAGTACGTAGAGTATGTCAAGGCCCAAGTGA CTGATACCAAACGCAAAGTAGAAAAAATCTCTGAGGAGTTGAAAACCTTGGATGAAATGTTGTTGAAAGACCAAAATGCACAGACTGATGAAGAGAAAGACCTGACTCAGGAATCTGAAAACCAAACGGAGGAGCTGTCAGACACTGGTGAGAACGTATTGGAATTGGAAG GAATTGAAACCTTAAATTCGCAGGAGGTAACTGAAGACGAGGATAATGGTGAGAAATTCTGGGACAAAATCAGCAAACCAGTGAGTGAAGAGGGTCCCCTTTCAGAAGAGAAGCTAGAAGAG GCTGACTCTAAACTGAGTGATGCATTTAAAACTGGGGACGACAACCTTCAAGGTGACCAAG GCAAACAGGAAGTCCAGTTCAGAATAACCCGGAACCCAGAGGATCTGCTGAAGTTGATTCGAGAATTAAAAGACCAGACTGCAAAG CGAAAAGGTGATGAAGATCAGGATCCGACTAAGGATACCTCTGCAAGATCTTCTGACGAATCCACTGACCAAGACTCCTCAGCAAAACAAGAGGAGATGATTGATAGTGAAGAAAATGAGCTCATTAAAGACTTTGAAAAGGAACTTGAAGACATGTCCCTACCTAAATCAAAGATGTCTGAAATTAAAAGAGAAGTGAAGGAAGAAATGGAAAAAGaatttgaaaatctaattgatgAA GCACAAGATGAGCTTGAAGCAGAGGGTCTCAAAGGGGAATTTGATCGCAATCAAGCCTCCAAGACCTTGGCCACGACCCTAAATAAACTCATCGACAAACTTGAAGAAAAGGAAGTTGCACATGATGAAAAGGATAGTGACACATCAAAGGGAAGTCCCAGTCCTGCTTCCAAACAGACAGATG GTAAAATCGAAGTGAAGATTGTAACAACCAGATCCCTTGGCGATGATGACGACATGCACTGGCTATCGGAAGAAGATACTAAATCCTTCCGAGAGCTTCTCATCAACTTACTG ACTGGTGGTACTGAAGAAGTTTACAAAGAACAGCAGAGACAGCAACAGCTGGAAGATAACTACCGCTTTGTGTGGGGGGAAAGCCAAGAAGAAGCACAGTCATCAAGCAGCACAGATTCCGATGATATGGACTTTTAG
- the os9 gene encoding protein OS-9 isoform X1: MAAAARAFVLASVWSMQFVCLSAFLNIEELNEMKYGIEILSDPIIKGQTQSDDVVVVSSKYKQMYECRLPAQALKFQQEADDETQSYSGLGISELLKPMHAAPCLVKTKDWWTYEFCYGQHIKQYHTEDSEVKGDVMYLGFYESEFDWNNETAKASKQHKLKRYHSQTYVNGSKCDLNEKPREAEVRFMCEEGSGDYIARVDEPQSCNYVLTIHTTRICHHPYLRPAVISKPQPIKCQPALSPEQYVEYVKAQVTDTKRKVEKISEELKTLDEMLLKDQNAQTDEEKDLTQESENQTEELSDTGENVLELEGIETLNSQEVTEDEDNGEKFWDKISKPVSEEGPLSEEKLEEADSKLSDAFKTGDDNLQGDQGKQEVQFRITRNPEDLLKLIRELKDQTAKRKGDEDQDPTKDTSARSSDESTDQDSSAKQEEMIDSEENELIKDFEKELEDMSLPKSKMSEIKREVKEEMEKEFENLIDEAQDELEAEGLKGEFDRNQASKTLATTLNKLIDKLEEKEVAHDEKDSDTSKGSPSPASKQTDETDEDTEGHVKVRVTKINPGSPLHKEMKVREMSGTDPQLRQIQNVVKEQLEKAGLKAEGKIEVKIVTTRSLGDDDDMHWLSEEDTKSFRELLINLLTGGTEEVYKEQQRQQQLEDNYRFVWGESQEEAQSSSSTDSDDMDF, encoded by the exons ACTCAATCTGACGATGTTGTCGTAGTATCTTCCAAATACAAGCAGATGTATGAGTGCAGGCTACCAGCTCAAGCCCTGAAATTTCAGCAAGAAGCTGACGATGAGACGCAATCCTACTCTGGGCTAGGGATCTCTGAGCTATTGAAGCCAATGCATGCAGCACCTTGTCTTGTAAAG ACCAAAGACTGGTGGACATATGAATTTTGTTATGGCCAACATATCAAGCAATATCACACAGAAG ATTCTGAAGTTAAAGGAGATGTGATGTATCTTGGGTTTTATGAATCTGAATTTGACTGGAACAATGAAACTGCAAAG GCTTCAAAGCAGCATAAGTTGAAAAGATACCATAGTCAGACTTATGTAAATGGATCCAAATGTGACCTCAATGAAAAGCCAAGGGAGGCTGAAGTAAGG TTTATGTGTGAAGAAGGATCCGGGGATTACATAGCTCGAGTGGATGAGCCTCAGTCATGTAATTACGTGCTAACAATACACACCACTCGGATTTGCCATCACCCTTACTTGCGCCCTGCTGTTATTTCCAAGCCTCAACCAATTAAATGCCAACCCGCCCTCAGCCCAGAACAGTACGTAGAGTATGTCAAGGCCCAAGTGA CTGATACCAAACGCAAAGTAGAAAAAATCTCTGAGGAGTTGAAAACCTTGGATGAAATGTTGTTGAAAGACCAAAATGCACAGACTGATGAAGAGAAAGACCTGACTCAGGAATCTGAAAACCAAACGGAGGAGCTGTCAGACACTGGTGAGAACGTATTGGAATTGGAAG GAATTGAAACCTTAAATTCGCAGGAGGTAACTGAAGACGAGGATAATGGTGAGAAATTCTGGGACAAAATCAGCAAACCAGTGAGTGAAGAGGGTCCCCTTTCAGAAGAGAAGCTAGAAGAG GCTGACTCTAAACTGAGTGATGCATTTAAAACTGGGGACGACAACCTTCAAGGTGACCAAG GCAAACAGGAAGTCCAGTTCAGAATAACCCGGAACCCAGAGGATCTGCTGAAGTTGATTCGAGAATTAAAAGACCAGACTGCAAAG CGAAAAGGTGATGAAGATCAGGATCCGACTAAGGATACCTCTGCAAGATCTTCTGACGAATCCACTGACCAAGACTCCTCAGCAAAACAAGAGGAGATGATTGATAGTGAAGAAAATGAGCTCATTAAAGACTTTGAAAAGGAACTTGAAGACATGTCCCTACCTAAATCAAAGATGTCTGAAATTAAAAGAGAAGTGAAGGAAGAAATGGAAAAAGaatttgaaaatctaattgatgAA GCACAAGATGAGCTTGAAGCAGAGGGTCTCAAAGGGGAATTTGATCGCAATCAAGCCTCCAAGACCTTGGCCACGACCCTAAATAAACTCATCGACAAACTTGAAGAAAAGGAAGTTGCACATGATGAAAAGGATAGTGACACATCAAAGGGAAGTCCCAGTCCTGCTTCCAAACAGACAGATG AAACTGATGAAGATACTGAGGGGCACGTTAAAGTTCGAGTCACAAAAATCAACCCAGGCAGTCCACTCCATAAAGAAATGAAAGTGCGTGAAATGAGTGGCACAGACCCCCAGCTCAGGCAGATTCAGAATGTGGTGAAAGAGCAGCTGGAGAAAGCAGGATTGAAAGCAGAAG GTAAAATCGAAGTGAAGATTGTAACAACCAGATCCCTTGGCGATGATGACGACATGCACTGGCTATCGGAAGAAGATACTAAATCCTTCCGAGAGCTTCTCATCAACTTACTG ACTGGTGGTACTGAAGAAGTTTACAAAGAACAGCAGAGACAGCAACAGCTGGAAGATAACTACCGCTTTGTGTGGGGGGAAAGCCAAGAAGAAGCACAGTCATCAAGCAGCACAGATTCCGATGATATGGACTTTTAG